The Bacteroidota bacterium DNA segment AAAAATCAACCAGTTGAATCCCAATTATTAGAAAATCTGGACAGTTTAGCCAACACCTATTATGTCAATCAGGCATTGAAGCTGAACCAAACACAGAAATCAGTACCAAATCCAGTCGAAATAAGTGACTCTCTTTTAGCCTATCGTTTATCCAAAATAGAATCTGTTATTGACTTGCCCTATAACGATCAGGTTCGTAAATACATTGAATATTATACCCGAAACAAAACCGAGTTTATTCAAGCTATGATTGGCTTATCCGATTATTACTTTCCACTTTTTGAAGAAGTATTTGCTCAATACAATATCCCTCTGGAATTTAAATACTTGGCTTTGGTCGAATCAGCATTAAACCCACGAGCTGTAAGTCGGGCTGGAGCAACAGGTGTTTGGCAGTTTATGTATACCACAGGAAAAATATACAAACTTGAAATAAACAGCTATGTAGATGAGCGAATGGATCCTTTAAAAGCAAGCCATGCAGCAGCCCAGTTTTTAACCGATTTATACGAATTATATGGAGATTGGACATTGGCAATGGCCGCCTACAATTGTGGACCCGGTAATGTTAATAAAGCCATCAGACGGTCAAAAGGAAAAACAAACTTCTGGGAATTATACTATTATTTACCACGCGAAACACGCTCTTACGTACCACTTTATGTTGCTGCCTCCTATTTAATGCATCATTATCAGGATCATGGCATGGCTCCGATCAAAATAGATTTACCTGTTTTTACAGATACCATCATGATTCAGAACGACATAAAATTAAAGGATGTTGCTACGGTTCTGGGACTCCCTTTAGAACTTATTAATGATTTGAATCCACAATATAAGCTGAACGTGATTTCGGCCAAAAACAAAGCCTATCCCTTGCGCCTTCCTGCTTCCTATGCAACAACTTTTCTGAGTTTTGAAGATTCCTTGTATCGTACAGCCGAAAGAGCTCCGTCTAGTCTAAGCAAACCGGTCTCCAAGCCAGCTACCACCTATGCATCTTATGGCCCACCAGCCAATTCAACGGCCTTATATTACAAAGTAAAATCGGGCGATAATCTGGGTTTCATTGCAGATTGGTATGATGTGTCAATCAGTAACATCCGCAATTGGAATAACATCAGGGGAAACCTGATTAAACCAGGGCAAAAACTGGTTATTTACAAACCCAGTTCAGTTGCTTCAAAATATGAAAACATAAATACCAATTCATTTACACAAAAACAGGGCAGTTCAACCACGACAAAACCTCCAACAAGTAGTGCCAAAACAACCACAGGAGAATATGTTTACTACACGGTTAAATCAGGAGATAATATCTGGACAATAGCCAAAAAATTCCCGGGCGTTAGCGATCAGGATATTATCAAACTCAATAATATCAGTAATAGTAAAAGCCTAAAACCCGGGCAAAAACTGAAAATTCCTAAAAAATAAGTTGGAAAATGAAGCCCTATAAAATCCTTATTTTTATGAGCATCGTATTGGTGTTGTTATTAATACTGGCTTCGGTATTTCCTGAAAAAGGATTGCCTCTGGGTAAGGAATACAAATTAAAATTTCTGACATTAAATCAAATATTAAATCCTGAAAAGGTTGAATATGCTGATAT contains these protein-coding regions:
- a CDS encoding LysM peptidoglycan-binding domain-containing protein, with amino-acid sequence MRINKLVILYLILLSPIFLHASTEDSLKLKNQPVESQLLENLDSLANTYYVNQALKLNQTQKSVPNPVEISDSLLAYRLSKIESVIDLPYNDQVRKYIEYYTRNKTEFIQAMIGLSDYYFPLFEEVFAQYNIPLEFKYLALVESALNPRAVSRAGATGVWQFMYTTGKIYKLEINSYVDERMDPLKASHAAAQFLTDLYELYGDWTLAMAAYNCGPGNVNKAIRRSKGKTNFWELYYYLPRETRSYVPLYVAASYLMHHYQDHGMAPIKIDLPVFTDTIMIQNDIKLKDVATVLGLPLELINDLNPQYKLNVISAKNKAYPLRLPASYATTFLSFEDSLYRTAERAPSSLSKPVSKPATTYASYGPPANSTALYYKVKSGDNLGFIADWYDVSISNIRNWNNIRGNLIKPGQKLVIYKPSSVASKYENINTNSFTQKQGSSTTTKPPTSSAKTTTGEYVYYTVKSGDNIWTIAKKFPGVSDQDIIKLNNISNSKSLKPGQKLKIPKK